One part of the Prosthecobacter debontii genome encodes these proteins:
- a CDS encoding penicillin-binding transpeptidase domain-containing protein: MQTVYHRSRHPLVVLACLSVAAAFDSPAQDVPKAVPMQNVSAIGSQKNDEKKGDLSATLLTQKEARTMRLSIPAPRGQIVDRNGVALATNRVVHYLALNFPFMPKATPEAILNYAKGKIAEANRLLGKNWSLPDDRLLSHYEHRRWLPLVFSIEEGLNVEITPEQQKLLASHLGQGLLLQPAYIRTYPKDDCACHIIGYTGKTRPLPQGPIADGDQLFEEMEGREGLEVTFDTWLKGLPGEINLLFDPDGKLLADEVLRRPSPGRTVVTTLDFNLQKYAENALKKSARNGGSMVIMDVRNGDILAMASNPGFNLNEFIPGIRSARWEELANDPKKPTLARAFRGEYPPASTFKIITALGALESGQVGPSTAFNCGTSFLVGDRYFNNWNTKSDEGPMNVITAIKRSCNTWFYQAALQAGADPITNMALRMGFGERTGIPLKAEAKGNVPTNADHKILGGELANISIGQGAVLVSPLQTCQAMAALADGVNMPQPRLVKQVQTIGEIVVDAAEPSVRRQVNLDPIARDTVIKGMVAVVSGSGGTGRAAGIKKAQIAGKTGTAQWRIPTDQNLAWFTGFLPASQPVLAFAVVYEGSPGETVSGGAVAAPIVNEVFTKYFEGAPTDDPLVNAMKDVPQAVPVDEGQMDGVAAAETARPAEAAPPPPPPEQKTLGGFFRRLFKRGP, translated from the coding sequence ATGCAGACTGTGTATCACCGCTCCAGGCATCCGCTGGTTGTCCTTGCCTGTCTTTCCGTCGCTGCCGCCTTTGACAGCCCAGCTCAGGATGTCCCTAAGGCTGTGCCGATGCAGAATGTCTCCGCCATTGGATCGCAGAAGAATGACGAAAAAAAGGGCGACCTTTCAGCCACTTTGCTGACCCAGAAAGAAGCCCGCACCATGCGGCTGAGCATCCCGGCTCCCCGTGGACAGATTGTGGATCGCAATGGCGTGGCCTTAGCAACCAATCGAGTGGTCCATTATCTGGCGCTCAACTTCCCCTTCATGCCCAAGGCGACGCCTGAGGCCATCCTGAACTACGCGAAGGGCAAGATCGCGGAAGCGAACCGCCTCCTCGGGAAAAACTGGTCACTGCCTGATGATCGTCTGCTCAGCCATTATGAGCACCGTCGCTGGTTACCTCTGGTCTTCAGCATTGAAGAGGGCCTGAATGTCGAAATCACCCCTGAACAACAAAAGCTACTGGCTTCACATCTGGGTCAGGGCCTTCTACTTCAACCCGCCTACATTCGTACTTACCCCAAAGACGACTGCGCTTGCCACATCATCGGATACACGGGCAAGACTCGCCCCCTGCCCCAAGGTCCGATTGCGGACGGAGATCAGTTGTTCGAGGAAATGGAAGGCCGTGAAGGTCTTGAAGTCACCTTCGACACTTGGCTCAAGGGCCTCCCCGGCGAGATCAATCTGCTCTTCGATCCCGATGGTAAACTCCTGGCTGATGAGGTGCTGCGCCGCCCTTCCCCCGGCCGCACGGTCGTCACTACCCTGGACTTCAACCTTCAGAAGTATGCAGAAAACGCGCTGAAAAAATCTGCCCGCAATGGGGGCTCGATGGTGATCATGGATGTGCGTAACGGTGACATTCTGGCCATGGCATCGAATCCAGGATTCAACCTCAACGAATTCATCCCAGGCATCCGCAGCGCACGCTGGGAAGAACTGGCCAACGATCCCAAGAAGCCCACACTGGCCCGTGCCTTCCGTGGCGAGTATCCGCCAGCTTCGACCTTCAAGATCATCACCGCCCTCGGAGCCCTGGAAAGCGGACAGGTGGGCCCGTCCACGGCCTTTAACTGCGGCACTTCGTTCCTAGTCGGTGACCGCTATTTCAACAACTGGAACACCAAATCCGATGAAGGGCCGATGAACGTCATCACGGCCATCAAGCGTTCGTGCAACACTTGGTTCTACCAAGCTGCCCTGCAAGCAGGTGCAGACCCGATCACCAACATGGCTCTCCGCATGGGCTTCGGTGAGCGCACTGGGATTCCCTTGAAGGCGGAAGCCAAAGGCAATGTTCCAACCAATGCCGACCATAAAATCCTCGGCGGTGAATTGGCTAACATCTCCATCGGTCAGGGTGCCGTGCTCGTCTCCCCCCTGCAAACCTGCCAAGCCATGGCTGCACTCGCCGACGGGGTGAATATGCCTCAACCTCGGCTTGTGAAACAGGTGCAGACCATTGGCGAAATCGTCGTCGATGCCGCCGAACCCAGCGTCCGTCGTCAAGTCAACCTCGATCCTATCGCTCGCGATACCGTGATCAAAGGCATGGTCGCGGTGGTGTCTGGCAGTGGCGGCACGGGCCGTGCAGCTGGTATCAAAAAGGCGCAGATCGCTGGTAAAACCGGCACGGCGCAATGGCGTATTCCCACGGATCAAAACCTCGCTTGGTTTACCGGATTCCTCCCAGCCAGCCAGCCAGTGCTGGCCTTTGCCGTGGTCTATGAAGGTAGCCCAGGGGAAACTGTCAGCGGTGGCGCGGTGGCGGCCCCGATTGTGAATGAGGTGTTCACCAAATACTTTGAGGGCGCTCCGACAGACGACCCCCTCGTAAACGCGATGAAAGATGTGCCCCAAGCTGTTCCTGTGGATGAAGGGCAGATGGATGGGGTCGCCGCCGCCGAGACGGCACGTCCCGCTGAAGCAGCCCCTCCGCCCCCTCCACCTGAGCAGAAAACGCTCGGAGGTTTCTTCCGCCGACTCTTCAAGCGCGGCCCTTGA
- a CDS encoding riboflavin synthase has protein sequence MFTGLVEATGTVVSLEPKGDSARLIVQVGAMAAELTEGESVAVNGCCLTVTEWDVSAQTASFDLLMQTLKVTSLGDLQSGSLVNLERAMSMSARFGGHFVQGHVDATVRILDWSEAGQDHRLEVELPPESAGLVIPKGSICLDGISLTAAEVTPTSVICWIIPHTFKVTNLHTKAAGARLNVEFDLLGKYVRNLMQAQAAT, from the coding sequence ATGTTTACTGGTCTAGTTGAAGCCACCGGCACCGTTGTTTCCCTGGAGCCGAAAGGCGATAGTGCCCGACTCATCGTGCAAGTGGGTGCCATGGCTGCGGAGCTGACCGAGGGAGAGAGTGTGGCCGTCAACGGTTGCTGTCTAACGGTGACGGAGTGGGATGTGTCGGCTCAAACCGCCAGCTTTGATCTCCTGATGCAAACTCTCAAGGTGACGAGCCTGGGGGATCTACAGTCAGGAAGTCTGGTCAATCTGGAACGAGCCATGAGCATGAGCGCCCGATTTGGGGGTCATTTTGTGCAGGGTCACGTGGATGCCACCGTGCGTATCCTCGACTGGAGCGAAGCGGGCCAGGACCACCGCCTGGAGGTGGAGTTACCCCCTGAATCAGCCGGACTGGTGATCCCCAAAGGGTCCATTTGCCTGGATGGCATCTCCCTGACAGCGGCCGAGGTCACCCCCACGAGTGTGATCTGCTGGATCATCCCCCACACCTTCAAGGTGACCAACCTCCACACGAAAGCAGCCGGAGCACGGTTGAATGTGGAGTTTGACCTCCTCGGAAAATATGTGCGCAATCTGATGCAGGCCCAGGCTGCAACCTGA
- a CDS encoding molybdopterin-dependent oxidoreductase, protein MSAPAAAATPAAPPPVDLVNVQIDGVWHKFPKGTRMIEACRQAKAEVPHYCYHPKLSSPGNCRMCLVEMGMPPRPAPGQEPEKDEHGMPKIGWMPRPVIACANTVAEGMGIRTESVLTQECRKGVMEFLLINHPLDCPICDQAGECRLQEFSVEHGKGESRFRENKVKKPKNVDIGPRVRLDDERCIMCSRCIRFTAEIADEPVLGFTERGSYTTLAVHPGKRLEHNYSLNTVDICPVGALTSTDFRFQQRVWFLRETNSVCTGCGRGCNMEIGARGDTIYRQTPRDNNDVNSSWMCDRGRLDFHFVNSEFRLTDPMAKTSGNHEITTWKKALQAIAAGVAGVKGDEIAIIASARMTNEELFFVKQLAKLLGTENVDVIPRLGESDNYLSAADKNPNTLGAKQILGIEPGSRIAGITELMSRGRLRAVLALGENLLKVGFERRDLEKVGFLATLHVLANATAELSHVVLPGTTYAEKRGSMINVTGRLQRLNKAVNTPGNARDTWEILRDIVVACGGSNGLYSIEDVFRALSNDVALFNGLSFAKIGDLGIPLVETDEKIPLLEREKERKAKGIIVG, encoded by the coding sequence ATGTCTGCTCCTGCTGCTGCCGCCACTCCCGCCGCACCTCCACCCGTTGATCTGGTGAATGTGCAAATTGATGGTGTCTGGCACAAGTTTCCCAAGGGCACCCGCATGATTGAGGCCTGCCGACAGGCCAAAGCCGAAGTCCCCCACTACTGCTATCATCCGAAGCTCTCCAGCCCAGGTAATTGCCGCATGTGCTTGGTGGAAATGGGGATGCCCCCGCGCCCAGCCCCTGGCCAAGAGCCGGAGAAAGATGAGCATGGCATGCCGAAGATCGGCTGGATGCCGCGTCCGGTGATTGCCTGCGCCAACACGGTGGCTGAAGGCATGGGCATCCGCACGGAGTCCGTCCTGACCCAGGAATGCCGCAAAGGCGTGATGGAGTTTCTCCTGATCAATCACCCTCTGGACTGCCCGATCTGTGACCAAGCGGGTGAGTGCCGCCTTCAGGAATTCAGTGTCGAACACGGCAAAGGCGAAAGCCGCTTCCGTGAAAACAAGGTCAAGAAACCGAAGAATGTGGATATCGGGCCACGTGTCCGTCTGGACGACGAGCGTTGCATCATGTGCAGCCGTTGCATTCGTTTCACCGCTGAAATCGCCGATGAACCGGTGCTGGGCTTCACTGAGCGTGGCAGCTACACCACGCTCGCCGTGCATCCTGGCAAGCGCCTGGAGCACAACTACTCTCTGAACACGGTGGACATCTGCCCTGTTGGTGCCCTCACCTCCACCGACTTCCGCTTCCAACAGCGCGTCTGGTTCCTGCGTGAGACTAACAGTGTTTGCACAGGCTGCGGACGCGGCTGCAACATGGAGATCGGCGCCCGCGGTGACACAATCTATCGTCAAACGCCCCGCGACAACAATGACGTCAACTCCTCCTGGATGTGTGATCGGGGGCGCCTGGACTTCCACTTCGTGAACAGTGAGTTCCGTCTGACGGATCCGATGGCCAAGACCTCCGGCAATCACGAGATCACCACCTGGAAGAAAGCCCTCCAAGCCATCGCCGCCGGAGTCGCTGGGGTAAAGGGCGACGAAATCGCCATCATCGCCAGCGCACGCATGACCAATGAGGAGCTGTTTTTCGTCAAGCAGTTGGCCAAACTTCTGGGCACCGAAAATGTGGATGTGATCCCACGTCTGGGTGAAAGTGATAACTATCTCTCCGCCGCCGACAAGAATCCCAACACGCTGGGCGCCAAACAAATCCTCGGCATTGAGCCCGGTAGCCGCATCGCTGGCATTACTGAGTTGATGAGTCGTGGTCGCCTCCGTGCGGTTCTCGCCCTCGGTGAAAACCTTCTCAAGGTTGGCTTTGAACGTCGTGACCTGGAGAAAGTTGGGTTCTTGGCCACTCTCCATGTGCTGGCGAATGCCACAGCTGAGCTCTCCCACGTCGTTCTTCCAGGCACCACCTACGCGGAAAAACGCGGTAGCATGATCAATGTCACTGGTCGTTTGCAGCGCTTGAACAAGGCGGTCAATACCCCCGGAAATGCTCGTGACACCTGGGAAATCCTGCGTGACATCGTCGTGGCCTGTGGCGGTTCCAACGGTCTTTACAGCATCGAAGACGTCTTCCGTGCGCTGAGCAATGATGTGGCCCTATTCAATGGCCTCAGCTTTGCCAAGATCGGTGACCTCGGCATTCCGCTGGTCGAAACCGATGAGAAAATCCCGCTGCTGGAGCGCGAAAAAGAGCGCAAGGCGAAGGGCATTATCGTGGGCTAA
- a CDS encoding DUF2237 family protein yields MATNVLGQALQCCCKQPITGFYRDGYCHTGPGDEGVHTVCVQVNEEFLAFSKARGNDLTSPAPMWDFTGLKPGDRWCLCAARWKEALDAGVAPPVCLEATHSSTLEWLDLADLQAHALPVSGA; encoded by the coding sequence ATGGCCACCAACGTTCTCGGACAAGCTCTCCAATGCTGCTGCAAACAACCGATCACCGGTTTCTATCGCGACGGCTACTGTCACACCGGACCAGGAGATGAGGGCGTCCACACCGTCTGCGTGCAGGTGAATGAGGAGTTTCTAGCGTTTTCCAAAGCTCGGGGCAACGATCTGACAAGCCCTGCCCCGATGTGGGATTTCACCGGCCTAAAGCCTGGAGATCGCTGGTGTCTCTGTGCGGCGCGCTGGAAGGAAGCTCTCGATGCCGGAGTCGCACCCCCGGTTTGTTTGGAGGCCACGCATTCCTCCACGTTAGAGTGGTTGGATCTGGCCGATCTCCAGGCTCATGCCTTGCCTGTCTCTGGCGCCTGA
- a CDS encoding tetratricopeptide repeat protein, whose amino-acid sequence MSAADMEDHAEFRLARRALNDGLPAVAATKATRLLAQEGWSSTERLTLAALAVESWVRARNGTKALELLSSEQVPNKPFWEAQAKMLAGDVEGARLALEQRLQEGEATSQERLLLAQAWLAAGLNDQARELLVTLRNTATPDIGRRARLMLDELDLNSGSYQPAVSDLKELTTGGDPAAGLLRARGLMEMSDLTSAEALLRELLSSTSGGERMHHAASVLLAEVMLRQGRQVECVETIVQFLDNTLESQIWTEAFDLLAKALDSDLQPIVLPDACLRWISEGNGVQKQALLPPASTGVFRGHALLLAARWMLHQNRRVEALGLLEALIQMHRDHPQEAEAMRLALETYGSLKADTRVTALADQWRKTYSAGQSAMVDFVTGSTAFDRGEYTQSIRLFETAANVAATLAERRAALYNAAVAALRAGEWMLYQGLLGQLEIVSSGTQSSLQTGDTAADLELDQALDQAARGQDSAVQSLRAFITKHTGHPRLAQAHLALAEVLLVQVPTDFAAIEASLASAAAAPDLTDKQKQQISLTRLWMLDKQGQLKAVTETGAEYLKAWPESSQAASVRMKVADAFYRMENFASARTEFELVAQEHASSPFADTALYFAGMAAISMMSDEGREAAINFWQEVAERGGPLSIPARQQQALAKRRAGEETEALKLLDSLLTEKNLPEDMKRSLTCERAEILMLLGKTDPSQLEKAVSSLRDLLRESDLTYLWSARAGYTLAAVLQASNRTTEALEACYDVVQASGFTGPSSPPEFRWYYRAGFFGIDLLETQKEWEAAARLAEKLALSTGDRAAEAKELATRIRLEHFLWDAKP is encoded by the coding sequence GTGTCTGCAGCGGATATGGAAGATCATGCGGAGTTCCGCCTCGCACGCCGGGCGCTCAATGATGGTCTGCCAGCGGTGGCGGCGACGAAGGCTACGCGCCTTCTGGCCCAGGAGGGCTGGAGCAGCACGGAGCGGCTGACACTGGCGGCGCTGGCGGTCGAATCCTGGGTGCGGGCGCGCAATGGAACGAAGGCGCTAGAACTGCTCTCCAGTGAGCAGGTGCCTAACAAACCTTTCTGGGAAGCGCAGGCGAAGATGCTGGCGGGTGATGTGGAGGGGGCGAGGCTGGCTCTGGAGCAGCGCCTGCAAGAGGGGGAGGCCACGAGCCAGGAGAGGCTCTTACTCGCACAGGCCTGGCTGGCGGCGGGGCTGAATGATCAGGCCCGAGAACTGCTGGTGACGCTGCGCAACACGGCGACCCCGGACATCGGCCGCCGAGCCCGCCTGATGCTGGATGAGCTGGATCTCAACAGCGGTAGCTACCAGCCTGCGGTGAGCGATCTCAAGGAGTTGACCACGGGAGGTGACCCTGCGGCAGGACTGCTGCGGGCTCGCGGTCTGATGGAGATGTCTGATCTGACCTCGGCCGAAGCGCTGCTGCGTGAGCTTTTGTCCTCCACCTCTGGAGGGGAACGGATGCACCATGCGGCCTCGGTGCTGCTGGCCGAAGTGATGCTACGGCAGGGGCGTCAGGTGGAATGCGTCGAGACGATCGTGCAGTTTCTAGACAATACTCTGGAGAGTCAGATCTGGACGGAGGCCTTCGATCTCCTGGCGAAGGCCCTAGACAGTGACCTCCAGCCCATCGTGCTGCCTGATGCCTGCCTGCGCTGGATTTCCGAAGGCAATGGGGTGCAAAAACAAGCTCTGCTACCGCCCGCATCCACGGGGGTCTTTCGTGGGCATGCCCTGCTCTTAGCTGCCCGCTGGATGCTGCATCAAAATCGCCGCGTGGAGGCGCTGGGACTGCTGGAGGCATTGATTCAGATGCATCGAGATCACCCGCAGGAAGCGGAGGCCATGCGTCTGGCTCTGGAAACCTATGGCTCTCTCAAGGCCGATACCCGGGTCACGGCTCTGGCCGACCAATGGCGGAAGACTTACAGCGCGGGTCAATCCGCCATGGTGGACTTTGTCACTGGCAGCACCGCCTTTGATCGAGGCGAATACACGCAGTCCATCCGCCTCTTCGAGACCGCAGCCAATGTGGCGGCGACTCTGGCTGAACGGCGGGCGGCCCTCTACAATGCCGCTGTGGCAGCGCTGCGGGCGGGCGAGTGGATGCTCTATCAAGGTCTGCTTGGGCAACTGGAGATCGTCAGCTCGGGCACGCAAAGCAGCCTCCAGACCGGGGATACCGCGGCCGATCTGGAGTTGGATCAGGCCCTGGACCAAGCCGCGCGAGGGCAGGACTCCGCTGTCCAATCACTGCGTGCATTCATCACCAAACATACCGGGCATCCTCGCCTCGCTCAGGCTCACCTTGCTCTGGCCGAGGTTCTTCTCGTGCAGGTGCCCACGGACTTTGCCGCCATTGAGGCGTCCCTCGCTTCAGCGGCTGCCGCGCCGGATCTGACGGATAAGCAGAAGCAACAGATTTCCTTGACCCGGCTGTGGATGCTGGACAAACAAGGTCAACTGAAAGCAGTGACGGAGACCGGAGCCGAGTATCTCAAGGCTTGGCCTGAGTCTTCCCAAGCAGCCAGCGTCCGCATGAAGGTGGCCGATGCCTTTTACCGGATGGAAAACTTCGCCAGTGCCCGCACCGAGTTTGAGCTGGTGGCCCAGGAGCATGCCAGTTCCCCATTTGCGGATACCGCGCTCTACTTTGCCGGGATGGCGGCCATCTCGATGATGAGCGATGAAGGCCGAGAAGCCGCGATCAATTTCTGGCAGGAAGTGGCCGAGCGTGGGGGGCCCCTGAGCATCCCAGCCCGCCAGCAGCAAGCCTTGGCCAAACGCCGTGCCGGGGAGGAAACCGAGGCGCTGAAACTACTGGACAGTTTGCTCACAGAGAAAAATCTCCCTGAAGACATGAAACGCTCCCTCACCTGTGAGCGGGCGGAGATCCTCATGCTGCTGGGCAAAACTGACCCTAGCCAACTCGAAAAGGCCGTCAGTTCCCTGCGGGACCTGCTGCGTGAAAGTGATCTCACCTACCTGTGGAGTGCCCGAGCCGGTTACACCTTGGCCGCTGTTCTCCAGGCCTCGAATCGCACCACCGAGGCGCTGGAGGCCTGCTACGATGTCGTCCAGGCCAGTGGTTTCACTGGGCCTTCCAGCCCCCCCGAATTCCGCTGGTATTACCGAGCCGGGTTCTTTGGCATCGATCTTTTGGAGACTCAAAAGGAGTGGGAAGCAGCAGCCCGCCTGGCGGAAAAGCTCGCCCTTTCCACCGGAGACCGTGCCGCCGAAGCCAAAGAACTGGCCACCCGCATCCGCCTGGAGCACTTCCTCTGGGATGCCAAACCTTAA
- a CDS encoding DUF4062 domain-containing protein has translation MSDVTLLPPHSPADRFRIFLSAVTNEFEHARNALGEDLVARGLEVKIQRSFRQEHDCATTLEKLHNYIRDCSAVVCVIGQRSGDLPKGDSAAPYAYMLPPGFTQATYTQWEFHFARYYKKRLSIYIATSEFKPHDPAPTGPDFPDLQQQLIAHIRANGLDRDYFDTPDKLCRLVLREQWPDHSGRLLRPNNLPHASMGSLFKGREDFLKNIRRQLGEAMGKVAAIRPNHAILGMGGIGKTRTAIEYAWAHESDYTALLFITAASTQSFETQLAGLCGVFKLAEGVTDHEVRLEAALNWLNQPEHHGWLLIVDNVDTDEAARAVESRLAALSHGHVLITGRVTQWRKSVVALELSVLDLDSAAAYLLEATEGKRHPQAEDEALARQIATDLGQLALALEMAAGYVNENETSLADYHRRWQTADQAVIGWHDEQATDYPRPLATAWQMSMDSLPTQGARAMLDILSWLSPEPLPRFLFDATAAPAGLQPLFEWPEAPRKILQTLTGDESADPQEALRQLRRCSLLQSAREASFEAVGQLHRVLAHITRQRLNQGDQAVTLTAALHLVNAAAVGVPSDVRHWPLWSLLSPHIRTVATHADERHIAEPTARLFNELAQLLQATNRLGEAEPLMRRAL, from the coding sequence ATGTCTGATGTTACTCTTCTCCCACCTCACAGCCCAGCAGACCGCTTTCGCATCTTTCTGTCGGCGGTTACCAATGAGTTTGAGCACGCTCGCAATGCTTTGGGTGAAGATCTCGTCGCCCGGGGGCTGGAGGTGAAAATCCAGCGCAGCTTTCGGCAGGAGCATGATTGCGCCACCACGCTGGAAAAGCTGCACAACTACATTCGCGATTGCTCCGCCGTCGTCTGCGTCATCGGTCAGCGCAGTGGTGATCTGCCCAAAGGCGACAGCGCCGCGCCTTACGCCTACATGCTGCCTCCGGGCTTTACGCAGGCCACCTACACCCAGTGGGAGTTTCATTTTGCGCGGTATTATAAGAAGCGACTCAGCATCTACATTGCTACCTCGGAGTTCAAACCTCACGATCCCGCTCCCACAGGGCCGGACTTTCCCGACCTTCAGCAGCAGCTCATCGCCCACATCAGAGCCAACGGCCTGGACCGCGACTATTTCGACACGCCGGACAAACTCTGTCGCCTCGTCCTCCGCGAGCAGTGGCCAGATCACTCCGGCAGGCTCCTGCGTCCCAACAACCTCCCCCACGCCAGCATGGGCAGCTTGTTCAAAGGGCGGGAGGACTTCCTCAAAAACATCCGTCGGCAGCTTGGCGAGGCCATGGGGAAAGTCGCTGCCATCCGGCCCAATCACGCCATCCTCGGCATGGGCGGCATCGGCAAGACGCGCACCGCCATCGAGTATGCCTGGGCGCATGAGAGCGACTACACCGCCCTCCTCTTCATCACCGCCGCCAGCACGCAGAGTTTTGAAACCCAGCTCGCTGGTTTGTGCGGTGTTTTCAAGCTGGCCGAGGGGGTCACCGATCACGAAGTCCGCCTCGAAGCGGCTCTGAATTGGCTGAACCAGCCCGAGCATCACGGCTGGCTGCTCATTGTGGATAACGTGGACACGGACGAGGCCGCTCGCGCGGTCGAGTCCCGCCTCGCCGCCCTCAGCCACGGCCATGTCCTCATCACCGGACGGGTGACCCAGTGGCGGAAAAGCGTCGTCGCTCTGGAGCTCAGTGTCCTGGACCTCGACTCCGCCGCCGCTTACCTCCTGGAGGCCACGGAGGGCAAACGCCACCCCCAGGCCGAGGATGAAGCCCTGGCTCGGCAGATCGCCACCGACCTCGGTCAGCTCGCCCTGGCCCTGGAAATGGCCGCAGGCTACGTGAATGAAAATGAAACTTCCCTGGCCGACTACCACCGCCGTTGGCAGACCGCCGATCAGGCCGTCATCGGCTGGCATGATGAGCAGGCCACCGACTACCCCCGCCCCCTAGCCACCGCCTGGCAGATGTCCATGGACAGCCTGCCGACCCAAGGTGCCCGAGCCATGTTGGACATCCTCTCCTGGCTATCTCCAGAGCCACTGCCTCGTTTCCTCTTCGATGCCACCGCCGCCCCTGCGGGCCTGCAGCCCCTGTTCGAGTGGCCCGAGGCCCCACGTAAAATCCTCCAAACCCTCACTGGCGATGAGTCTGCCGATCCTCAGGAGGCACTACGCCAACTCCGTCGATGCTCCCTCCTGCAAAGCGCCCGCGAGGCCTCCTTCGAGGCCGTTGGCCAGCTCCACCGTGTCCTCGCTCACATCACCCGTCAGCGGCTTAATCAAGGCGATCAGGCGGTCACCCTCACCGCCGCCTTGCATCTAGTGAATGCGGCTGCTGTAGGCGTTCCGAGTGATGTCCGCCACTGGCCCCTTTGGAGTTTGCTGTCCCCTCACATCCGCACCGTCGCCACCCACGCTGATGAGCGGCATATTGCCGAGCCAACTGCACGGTTATTCAATGAACTGGCGCAGTTGCTGCAGGCGACGAACCGACTGGGGGAGGCGGAGCCGCTGATGCGGCGAGCGTTGG